GTTCGACCATATCCCGTGGCGGCTAATATGGAGTTGTCGATTACTCGTATTCCCATACTACCAATAGGAGCTGCAACAAGAGTCGTCGAAGCGGCAAAGATTTCGTAGCACTGTTTATCACCAAGTTGAAAAATCGCATCGATGCCGGATGCGTGAACATCGGAAAACGGAAGTTCTTCTTCCTGAATAAGTCTCCAGTCTTCCGGAATTGTCAAAGTGAAAGTTTCTGTCTCGTATATCCCATTTTTTATAACACCGGGTTTTATTTTTGTTTCCCCGTCTTTTTTAGAATATATATTTGTGGCTGTCGGGACATTATTTTTAGTGGTTTCAGTTGTAGTGGCTATCATTTTTCCAGTCGTAGTCGCCATGGTAGTTGTGTCACCCAGAACAGGCTCTTCAACCCCCTTTTTCCCCACCACAACCCACCCCAGTCCGATGAGAACTAAAATTGTGAGAAAGATAATAATTGTCTGTTTTTTCATGGTGCTCAATATATAGTGACGGGAGAGAAAAAGCAAGGTTCCCCTCTTCCCTCTCCTCTACCAAATGGACTCCGTCAGCTCCAATAATCACAGGAGTTCAAATACGGAGGTACAAATATGGAGGTCGGGCCTCCGTATTTGTACCTCCGTATTTGAAGTGTTGCACTAACAGATTGAATGTAGTAGGGGGGGGTTGACTTATTCTTTAACCTATGATAGCTTGAGTATACGAAATACGACGACTTATCGGTTTTTTGACACGATCCAAAGAAGTTCTTTTTTTTAAAAAGAAAATTTATTTTTTAAATCACGATGGTGATCCCATGGTGATGTCTTAAATAGTATTCTGACGAGCCACGTAAGCGAGAAGCGAATTGGTGCTTTGTTTTGTAAGAGCATGGCCATTTAGACCGTGCTCTTATTTTATATCGACGATATTTCATAAATTAAAATATTTAACAATCAAAAATTTGTATGAAAATTAGCATTCTTATCCCCTGTCATAACGAGGAAAAATCAATTAAATCAACTATTGAATCCTGTTTGAACCAATCACGAAAACCAGACGAAATTCTGGTTGTTAATGATGGAAGTACGGATCGTACTGCGGAGATTCTTGCTTCCTTTGGGGATCAAATTAAAGTGGTTACGATTGCGCAAGCAACAGGAAATAAAAGTCACGCGCAAGAATATGGACTTACGTTTGTGGGGGGTGATGTTTTTATCGCCACAGATGGCGATACTATTCTTGATAAAAATTTTGTGAGATATGTTGAGGAAGATTTCCAAGATGCGAGTATAACTGCCGTCGCTGGATATGTGCGGAGTATGCCATACAATTGGCTTACCGCATGCCGAGCATTCGAGTATGCGGTGGGACAAAACCTTCACAAACTTGCTCAACATTATATAAATTTCTTGTTCGTGATCCCCGGCGCAGCAGGCGCGTTCCGTACAAAAGATTTTTTTAAACACATTACCTTTGAACACGATACGCTCACCGAAGATCTTGATTTTACATACCGCCTCCATAGAAAAGGATTGCGAGTGTTTTATGACCGAAGGATAGTAGTTTTCACCCAAGACCCAGTGACACTTCCCGCATACATAAATCAAATGCGACGATGGTTTGGCGGGGGATGGCAATGTCTTTTGAAACACCACGATCTTGTAACAAAAAAACCGAGAATCGCCTTCGAACTTTCACTCATGTATCTTGAGGGGATAATGTTTTCGCTTCTTCTTTTTATTTTACCCTTTTTAAGTCTTCGTTTTTACTTGTCATTTA
Above is a genomic segment from bacterium containing:
- a CDS encoding glycosyltransferase family 2 protein, whose product is MKISILIPCHNEEKSIKSTIESCLNQSRKPDEILVVNDGSTDRTAEILASFGDQIKVVTIAQATGNKSHAQEYGLTFVGGDVFIATDGDTILDKNFVRYVEEDFQDASITAVAGYVRSMPYNWLTACRAFEYAVGQNLHKLAQHYINFLFVIPGAAGAFRTKDFFKHITFEHDTLTEDLDFTYRLHRKGLRVFYDRRIVVFTQDPVTLPAYINQMRRWFGGGWQCLLKHHDLVTKKPRIAFELSLMYLEGIMFSLLLFILPFLSLRFYLSFIISYFIVAIAFAIFATWKEKRWDLLIVPLPYLLLVFLNAYIFLEQMIKEIFLRQNNLQWFKPERVVM